Genomic DNA from Thermus amyloliquefaciens:
GCCCTTAGAGAAAGCCGGCCATCCGCCAGCCGCCAAAGCCTCTGGAACCAGGCCCCCAGGGCCCGCACCTGAGCGTTTTCAAACAGGTCCAAGGCGGAAAGGTCCACCACCTCCTCCCCGTAAACCAGCTCTCTGAGCCCCCGGCCCTTCACCCGGGCCTTCCGGCCCCGCCGGGGATCAAAGCTTTCGGGCAGGGGGGCCCGGGAAGCCACGGCAAGGGGATACCGGGGTTCGCCGAAGAGGCGGCCTGTAGGGTGGGCTTGGGCGATGGTTTTGGCCTCCAGGGTCACCTCCCTTGGCCGGTACTCCTCCAGGAGCAAGACGGTGTCCGCCAGGTCCAGGTAATCCCCCACCCCGCCCACCACCAGAAGGAGGCTCACCCCCTTGGCCCGGAAATCCCCCACCCGGTCCAAAAGAGGGGTAAGGGTTTCCCGCCGCACCAGGGCCTGCATGCGGGCGTCCCGCACCAGGAGGTTGGTGGCGGAGGTGTCCTCGTCCAGGAGAAGCACCCGGGCGCCCAGCTCCAGGGCCTCCAGGATGGCGGCGGCCAGGCTGGTGGAGCCCGAGGCGTCCTCCGTGGAGAAGAAGGAGGTGTCCTGGCCCAGGGGAAGGTCGTGCACGAAGGGCCTGAGGTCCACCCCCTTCACGCTTCGGCCATCCTCGGACTGGACCCTCTGGGCCAGGGCATGGGTCACCACCCACTCCCGCCCATCCCCCGGGATGTGGGGGTAGACCCCGTGCACCAGGGCCTCGAGGAGGGTGGTCTTCCCATGGAACCCTCCCCCGGTGATGAGGGTGAGCCCCTGGGGGATGCCCATGCCCAAGACCTCGCCCGCATGGGGCACCCGGAAGGCTACCCGCAAGGAAGGGGGGCTCTGGAAGGGCACCGCCCCCTTCAGGGGCCTTTGGCTCACCCCGCTCTCCCGGGGAAGGATGGCCCCATCCCCCACGAAGGCCACCAAACCCCTTTGGGAAAGGCCTTCCTGGATGTGGGCGAAATCCTCCGCCTGGTGGACGTGGGCGAGGAGCGCCCTCTCCTCCAGCTCCCCCAGGAAGCCCCTCAGCGCTTCCGCCATGGCCCGGAAAAGCCTCGCCGCCTCCTTGCCCAGGATCCTCCGGCCCGAGGCCGGCAGACCCACCCGGAAACGGAGGTAAAGGCCCTGGGGCGAGAGGTGGGCCCCGGCCCGCCGCAAGACCTTGGGGCTTTCCACCTCCACCAAGACCCTACCCGAGTGGCCGCTACCCCCCACCTGGGGCAGATGGCGGAAACGGGCCTTGAGGGCCCGCAGCAAAAAGTCCTCCACCGCCGCCTTTCCCAGGGGGTGGGAGAAGACCCGAAGCCGCGCCGCGGCCGCGGCCGGATAGCGCACCTCCACCACGCTGGGGGAGGCGAAGGGGTCGCCCTGGACGTGGACGAAGCGGAGGTCAAAGCCATCCCCTCGCCAGGTGCCCTTTAGATCCTTGTAAAAAGGGTATGGCTTCCCCTCCAAAGAGGCCAGAAAGGGGAAAAGCTCCTCTAGGCGCCGCACCCCTCTAGGCTACAAGACCTCCACCTCCACCCGTCTAAGCGCCCGGGAAAGCCGGTCCAGACCCTCCAGGAACTCCTCCTCCTTGATGGTGAGAGGTGGGGCCACCAGGAGGACATTGTGCTTGGCCAGGAGGTAGACCCCCTCTTGCCAAAGCCCCTGGAGGAGGGCCTGCATGGGAGGGCTGAAGGGCGCATGCCAGGGGGAAAGGGGCTCCTTGCTCTCTCGGTCCCGCACCAGCTCCAAGGCGTAGAAGGCCCCAAGCCCCCGCACCTCCCCCACCAGGGGATGCTGGGCCGCCAAGGACTGAAGGGCCTCCCGGAAAAACCCCTCCAAGGCGCGGACGCGGGCAAAGACCCCCTCCTCTTGGTAGGCCTGAAGGGCGGCCAGCCCCGCCGCCACCGCCAGGGGGTGGCCCGAATACGTGTGGCCGGTGGGCAAGGGGTGTTCGTCAAAGTAGCGGGCCAGGCTCTCCCGCAAAAGCACCCCTCCCAAGGGCACGTAGGCCGAGGTCACCCCCTTGGCGAAGGTGATGAGGTCGGGAACCACCCCGAAGCGCTCCGCGGCGAAGGCAGCCCCCACGCGGCCAAACCCGGTCATCACCTCGTCAAAGACCAGGAGGATCCCGTGCCGGTCGCAAAGGGCCCGCACCCCCTCCAGGTACCCCTCCGGGTACACGATCACCCCGTTGGAGCCCACCACCGGCTCCAGGAAGATGGCCGCCACCCGCTTGGGGTCCTCGTGGAGGAGGACCCTTTCCAGGTGCTCCAGGGCCCGGGCGGCCTCCTCCTGGGGATCGTCCGTAAAAAAGGGGCTCCGGTAGGGATACGGGGCGAAGAAGTGAACCACCCCCGGTGCGGTCCCCGGCTCCGCAGGCCAGCGGCGGTTTTCCCCGGTGAGGCTGGCGGAGGCATGGGTGGCCCCGTGGAAGGAGCGGTAAGCGGCCAGGACCTTGAAGCGGCCCGTAAGGTGGCGCACGAACTTTAGGGCATCCTCGTTGGCCTCGGTGCCGGAGGGGGTAAAGAACACCCGGGCGCCTTCCGGCCAAGGAGCCAAGTCGGAAAGCGCCTTGGCGAGAAGGGCCCTTTTATCGTGGAAGAGGCTTGGGGCCGCATAGGCCAAGGTGGCCGCCTGCTCGGCGATGGCCCGCACCAACCTGGGGTGGCCATGGCCCAGGTTCAGGGCCACGAGGCCGCTGGACAGGTCCAGGTAGCGCCGCCCCTCCTGGTCGTAAAGCCAAACCCCTTCCCCCCGCACCACCAGGGGCGGGTTCAGGGAAGCCTGGGCTACCCAAGGCGTGAGGACGTGCTTTTTGTGGAGGCTTCTAAGGTCCATGGTGCCCCGAGTATACCCCGGCCGCCATAAGCCGGGGCGCGGTTTAAGGGGGCTTGCGCGCATAGTGATAATGGACTATCATTACCCATATGCTGCGGCTATCCCTTTGGCTCCTGGTCTTTAGCCCCGCCTTGGCGCAAGTCCCCGTGGCGGCCACCACCCCCATCCTGGCCGACCTGGTGCGGGAAGTGGGAGGCAACCGGGTCAGCGTGGAAAGCGTGGTCCCCCCGGGGGCAGACCCCCACACCTTTGAACCCACCCCCAGCACCGCCAAGGCCCTGGCCAAAAGCCGGCTTCTCTTCGCCAATGGGCTTGGCCTCGAGCCCTTTTTGCCCAGGTTGCAAAACCTCCTCCCCCCGGGGGCCCGGGTGGTGAAGCTAGGGGAAGGCCAGCCCGGGCTCCTCTGCGAGGAAAAGCACCCTGGGGAGCAGGAGGAAGCCCACGCCCATGGCCCTTGCAACCCCCACCTGTGGCTGGACCCCACCTACGCCGTGCGCTATGCCGAAAGGATCGCTCAGGAACTCTCCCGGCTGGACCCCAAAGGGCAGGCCCTTTACCAGGCCAACCTCCAGCGCTTTAAAGCGGAGGTGGAAAAGCGGGACAAAGCCTTCCAGGCTTGCAACCTGAAGGGCCTCAAGGTGGTGACCCAGCACGATGCCTTCGCCTACTTTGCCCGCCGCTATGGCCTCCAGGTGGTGGGAAGCCTCACCGCCTCCGGGGTGCAGGAGGCGGGGAGCCGGGCCTTCCTCTCGCTCCTGGAGCGGGCACGCCGGGAAGGGGTGAAGCTGGTCCTGGCCGAGCCCCAGTTCCAGGGCACGGCCCTCCGAGCCCTGGCCGAAGCCTTGGGCGCCCGCATCGCCGTGCTCTACACGGACACCCTGGACCGCAAGGTGCCGCATTACCTGGCCCTTTTGGACCACAACCGCAAGGCCTTATGCCCATAATGGGGGCATGGGATTCAGGGAAGTCTTCGGCACCCTCCCCGAGGCCAGCGCCCAGGCCCCGGGCCGGGTGAACCTGCTTGGGGAACACACGGATTACCAGGAGGGCTACGTCCTCCCCACCCCTCTCCCCTACTTCACCCAGGTGGAGGCGGCCAAGGCCGAGGGGCGGGTGGAGGCCTACAGCGAGGAGCTCAAGGAGCTTAGGGCCCGCCCCCTGGAAAGCCCCCCCCAGGGGGATTTCCTGGACTACCTCCTCGGGGTGGTCTGGGCCTTGCGGGAGGTGGGGTATAGGGTCCATGGGGCCCGGTTTTACGTGCGGAGCAGGATACCCATGGGGGCCGGGCTTTCCAGCTCGGCGGCCCTCGAGGTGGCGGCGCTCAAGGCCCTGCGCACCCTTTACCGGCTGCCCCTTTCCGACAAGGAGATCGCGGTTTTGGGCCAGCGGGCTGAGGTGGGGTACGTGGGGGTGCGCTGCGGCATCATGGACCAGATGGCCGCCAGCCTGGGCGAGGTGGGCAAGGCCCTCTTCCTGGACACCCGCACCCTGGAGCACGAGAGCCTGCCCCTGCCCCCAGGGGCGAGGGTGGTGGTGCTGGATTTGGGGCTAGGCCGGCGCCTGGCCGAGGCCGGGTACAACCAAAGGCGGGGGGAGGCGGAGGAGGCGGCCAGGCGGCTTGGGGTACGAAGCCTTCGCGACCTCGGGGACCTTTGCCTGGTGGAGAGCCTGCCCTCCCCCTTGGACAAAAGGGCCCGGCACATCGTGGGGGAAAACCTCCGGGTGCTAAGGGGGGTAGAGGCGCTCCGAAGAGGGGACGCCAAGGCCTTCGGCGAGCTCATGGTGCAAAGCCACCGCTCCCTTTCCCAAGACTACGAGGTGAGCCTGCCGGAGCTGGATGCCCTGGTGGAGGAAGCCCTTAGGGCCGGGGCCTACGGGGCCAAGCTCACGGGGGCGGGGTTCGGCGGGGCGGTGGTGGCCCTGGTGCCCGAAGGCCTTAGGGAGGAGTTCCAAAAGGCCCTCCTTGCCCGCTTCCCCCAGCTCCGCCTCCTCTGAAGGGGGTAGCCCTCCCGCCTCGGGGTAAGCTAGGGGTATGGAAAAGCCAAGCCTCCTCCCCCTCCTGGACGCCCGCCTTCCCCTAAACGAGGAAAAGGTGGCGGAGGCCGCCCGGCTTGCCGGGGTGCCCCTGGCCCAGGCCTGGGGGGTGGTGCGCTACTACCCCCGGTACCGGGGCCTGCCCCAGGGGAGGCTTCTGGTGGACGATCCCGTGGCCCGGGCCCGGGGATTCGCCCGCCTCCTGGAGGAGGCCGACGGGACCCATCCCCCCTTGGGCCTCGAGGCCCTCTCCCCCGTGTACGTGCGCCTGGAGGGAGGGGAGCGCCACGTGGAACACGGGGGGAGCCTGGTGCCCTTCCACCGCTTCCGCCTCCCCTTTTCCCTGGGCCACGGGGAAAGGCTTCTTCCCCCCGAACCCATCCTGGACCTGGAGGCATACCAAAGGATGGGGGGGCTTGCGGGGCTGGAAGGCCTCCTAAAGGGCAGGCTGTCCCCGGATGGGCTGATCCAGGCGGTGGAGGAGGCAGGGCTATTGGGCCGGGGCGGGGCCGCCTTCCCCACCCACATCAAGATGCGGGCCGTGGCCCAGGGAGAACCCCCCAGGTACCTGGTGGTGAACGCCGACGAGTCGGAACCCGGCAACTTCAAGGACCGCTTCCTCCTGGAGCACCATCCCTTCCTGGTCCTGGAGGGGGCCCTTCTGGCCGCCTTGGCCATAGGGGCCAGCCGGATCTTCCTGTACGTGCGGGACGAGTTTGAGGCCGCCATGCGGGGCCTGGAAAAGGCCATCGCCGAGCTGGAGGAAGCCGGTCGCCTTCCCGTCCCCACCGAGGTCTTCCGCAGCGGGGGCCTTTACATCTGCGGCGAGGAAACCGCCCTTTTGGAATCCATGGAGGGGAAAAGGGCCGAACCCCGCCTCAAGCCCCCTTTCCCCGTGGAGAAGGGCCTTTGGGGAAGGCCAACCCTGGTGCAGAACGTGGAGACCCTGGCGAGCCTCCCCCTCCTCCTGCGGGAAGGCCCCGGGGCCTGGCGGGCCCGGGAGCCCAAGCTTTTCTCCATAAGCGGGGACGTGGAAAGGCCTGGCCTCTATGAGCTCCCCCTGGGCACGCCCCTGGAGGACGCCCTGCGCAAGGCGGGAGGCGAGCCAGGGGAACTCAGGGCCGTGCTCCTGGGCGGGGCCGCGGGGGTGTTCACCCGCGACCTCTCCTTCCCCTTGCGCTATAGGGATAGACTCCCCCTGGGGGCTGGCGCCATCGTGGCCTTCGGCAAGGGGGTGGACCTATGGGAAGTCCTCCTGGGCCTCACCGAGTTTTTCCGGGAGGAGTCCTGCGGCAAGTGCTTCCCCTGCCCCCTGGGCACGGCGGTGCAGGTGGAAATGGTGAGGAGGCGGGAGCGGGACAGGAGCCTGGTCCAGCACCTGGGCCAAACCCTAAGGGGAAGCCTTTGCGGGCTGGGGCAGTCCGCCTATTGGGCCTACCAAAGCCTACTGGAGGTGGAGGGTGCGGCTTAAGGTGAACGGACAGGAACGGGAGGCCCAGGAGGGCACCCTGCTGCTGGATCTGGTGGAGGTTCCCACCCTCTGCCACCATCCCCACACCGAGACCAAGGGCCTCTGCCGGCTCTGCCTGGTGGAGGTGGGGGGGCGCCTCGTGCCCGCCTGCGCCACCGAGGCCCAGGAGGGCATGGAGGTGAGGACGGACACGGAGGGCCTCCGAGCCCTCCGCCGGACCCTCCTGGAGTGGCTGGCCCTGGCCACAGACCTGAGCCAGGCCCCCTCCCTCCTAGAGCTCCTAGAGGCCCACCAGGGCCAACCCCAGCGCTGGGGAGGCCTCGGCCTGACCCGAAAGGAACGGGAGCCCATCCGGGACAACCCCTTCTTCCTCCGGGACTACGCCAAATGCGTGAACTGCCGCCGTTGCGTGGACGCCTGTGGGGATGGGATCATGGGGGTCTACGCCTTGACCCTCGAGGACCGGGGCCTGCTGGCCCACCCCACCACCCCCCTGGACCGGCCCCTTCCCGAAACCCCCTGCGTCTTCTGCGGCAACTGCATC
This window encodes:
- the galK gene encoding galactokinase, which encodes MGFREVFGTLPEASAQAPGRVNLLGEHTDYQEGYVLPTPLPYFTQVEAAKAEGRVEAYSEELKELRARPLESPPQGDFLDYLLGVVWALREVGYRVHGARFYVRSRIPMGAGLSSSAALEVAALKALRTLYRLPLSDKEIAVLGQRAEVGYVGVRCGIMDQMAASLGEVGKALFLDTRTLEHESLPLPPGARVVVLDLGLGRRLAEAGYNQRRGEAEEAARRLGVRSLRDLGDLCLVESLPSPLDKRARHIVGENLRVLRGVEALRRGDAKAFGELMVQSHRSLSQDYEVSLPELDALVEEALRAGAYGAKLTGAGFGGAVVALVPEGLREEFQKALLARFPQLRLL
- a CDS encoding NADH-ubiquinone oxidoreductase-F iron-sulfur binding region domain-containing protein, whose product is MEKPSLLPLLDARLPLNEEKVAEAARLAGVPLAQAWGVVRYYPRYRGLPQGRLLVDDPVARARGFARLLEEADGTHPPLGLEALSPVYVRLEGGERHVEHGGSLVPFHRFRLPFSLGHGERLLPPEPILDLEAYQRMGGLAGLEGLLKGRLSPDGLIQAVEEAGLLGRGGAAFPTHIKMRAVAQGEPPRYLVVNADESEPGNFKDRFLLEHHPFLVLEGALLAALAIGASRIFLYVRDEFEAAMRGLEKAIAELEEAGRLPVPTEVFRSGGLYICGEETALLESMEGKRAEPRLKPPFPVEKGLWGRPTLVQNVETLASLPLLLREGPGAWRAREPKLFSISGDVERPGLYELPLGTPLEDALRKAGGEPGELRAVLLGGAAGVFTRDLSFPLRYRDRLPLGAGAIVAFGKGVDLWEVLLGLTEFFREESCGKCFPCPLGTAVQVEMVRRRERDRSLVQHLGQTLRGSLCGLGQSAYWAYQSLLEVEGAA
- a CDS encoding ABC-ATPase domain-containing protein; amino-acid sequence: MRRLEELFPFLASLEGKPYPFYKDLKGTWRGDGFDLRFVHVQGDPFASPSVVEVRYPAAAAARLRVFSHPLGKAAVEDFLLRALKARFRHLPQVGGSGHSGRVLVEVESPKVLRRAGAHLSPQGLYLRFRVGLPASGRRILGKEAARLFRAMAEALRGFLGELEERALLAHVHQAEDFAHIQEGLSQRGLVAFVGDGAILPRESGVSQRPLKGAVPFQSPPSLRVAFRVPHAGEVLGMGIPQGLTLITGGGFHGKTTLLEALVHGVYPHIPGDGREWVVTHALAQRVQSEDGRSVKGVDLRPFVHDLPLGQDTSFFSTEDASGSTSLAAAILEALELGARVLLLDEDTSATNLLVRDARMQALVRRETLTPLLDRVGDFRAKGVSLLLVVGGVGDYLDLADTVLLLEEYRPREVTLEAKTIAQAHPTGRLFGEPRYPLAVASRAPLPESFDPRRGRKARVKGRGLRELVYGEEVVDLSALDLFENAQVRALGAWFQRLWRLADGRLSLRALVETALEGVEDLFALEEAPEVAEVRSLELGAAVNRLRGLEVRRVGD
- a CDS encoding metal ABC transporter substrate-binding protein, with product MLRLSLWLLVFSPALAQVPVAATTPILADLVREVGGNRVSVESVVPPGADPHTFEPTPSTAKALAKSRLLFANGLGLEPFLPRLQNLLPPGARVVKLGEGQPGLLCEEKHPGEQEEAHAHGPCNPHLWLDPTYAVRYAERIAQELSRLDPKGQALYQANLQRFKAEVEKRDKAFQACNLKGLKVVTQHDAFAYFARRYGLQVVGSLTASGVQEAGSRAFLSLLERARREGVKLVLAEPQFQGTALRALAEALGARIAVLYTDTLDRKVPHYLALLDHNRKALCP
- a CDS encoding aminotransferase class III-fold pyridoxal phosphate-dependent enzyme; protein product: MDLRSLHKKHVLTPWVAQASLNPPLVVRGEGVWLYDQEGRRYLDLSSGLVALNLGHGHPRLVRAIAEQAATLAYAAPSLFHDKRALLAKALSDLAPWPEGARVFFTPSGTEANEDALKFVRHLTGRFKVLAAYRSFHGATHASASLTGENRRWPAEPGTAPGVVHFFAPYPYRSPFFTDDPQEEAARALEHLERVLLHEDPKRVAAIFLEPVVGSNGVIVYPEGYLEGVRALCDRHGILLVFDEVMTGFGRVGAAFAAERFGVVPDLITFAKGVTSAYVPLGGVLLRESLARYFDEHPLPTGHTYSGHPLAVAAGLAALQAYQEEGVFARVRALEGFFREALQSLAAQHPLVGEVRGLGAFYALELVRDRESKEPLSPWHAPFSPPMQALLQGLWQEGVYLLAKHNVLLVAPPLTIKEEEFLEGLDRLSRALRRVEVEVL
- a CDS encoding 2Fe-2S iron-sulfur cluster-binding protein — its product is MRLKVNGQEREAQEGTLLLDLVEVPTLCHHPHTETKGLCRLCLVEVGGRLVPACATEAQEGMEVRTDTEGLRALRRTLLEWLALATDLSQAPSLLELLEAHQGQPQRWGGLGLTRKEREPIRDNPFFLRDYAKCVNCRRCVDACGDGIMGVYALTLEDRGLLAHPTTPLDRPLPETPCVFCGNCIQVCPTGALRPLSMEV